The following are encoded together in the Eriocheir sinensis breed Jianghai 21 chromosome 28, ASM2467909v1, whole genome shotgun sequence genome:
- the LOC127004445 gene encoding probable ATP-dependent RNA helicase DHX37, giving the protein MGRSRLKYKAKPTVVTDDSELRKIKVEIDSNEKYDSSNALVLPSAKRSTKKLRDKNATPVKLLSKKKRKLLEKVIEQKEKKAKRADLLAALQEVKASPQDLAKLTQLQTTQTLGRKKFMSSDYTVINNNEVNGEDQEAGRVPSCIRRGKKRRKQQQEEEEEEGEEQERQQADPTIVRLGELSSSSDESEEEEEEEQDDKEESQKGEENEEAAGNKGPAVEKKPEEEENETSKEKKDKDPSHSGEASEKPRKAIYMSLNRPAEVQASRLKLPILAEEQAVMEAVSEHPVTVLVGTTGSGKTTQVPQFLYEAGYTSGGRMIGITEPRRVAAVSMARRVGEEMGLSAREVSYQIRFEGNATSDTCIKFMTDGVLLKEIQLDPTLKKYSVIIIDEAHERSVFSDILIGILSRIIPRREAKGNPLKLIIMSATLKVEDFTLNPRLFKEPKPPVIKVESRMFDVTIHYNKHTVEDYVGEAYKKACKIHRQLPEGGILVFLTGQQEVNSLVRKLRTTFPLSGRGGKKEEEEEEGPANVSGYRRRKEERKTQRKAEKETPTRKIILPEVKLENFISALPDDAEGEVDDGIGELEDRGAIDCGDSDLDLDLEEEGEDNEGPRGGEQPLWVLPLYSLLPPERQQLVFQPPPEGTRLCVVATNVAETSLTLPSVKYVVDSGRVKEKVYDKMTGVSMFHVTWTSQASANQRAGRAGRTAPGHCYRLYSSAVFNDEFAKFSMAEIQRRPIDDLVLVMKAMNLPVINFPFPTPPDHLQVRHAMKRLLTLGALEEMPEPAAKTVQDKKRMKGEKAKDLSRITSLGKAMAAFPLAPRYGKMLALSHQHNLLPYTVALVAALTVPEVLIETPVDVKESVDEIRKRWRGIRQVWSGSGQGQQLGDAMVLLRAVGAAEQAGSDRTWCEKNGLRHKAVVEIRKLRRQLTNEINLIIPSCDLLLDPDMPPPTEEQARLLRQVVLAGTVDHVARRVDDCDLKTAEDKVKWKHAYRTQEMEEPVFLSSSSVLYKERPKWVVYQDVYQTHKMFMRNVTAIENEWLPVFAPALCTLSPPLETPEPHYDPHRDAILCHCTATYGPAAWEIPQVEVEYPAGREIFRWVAYYFLLGQLCPVLAPFVQYLNEPKTLISPVALRFRKERESLLQALMSRGATTLAKLKEIWASEPKYLLREYTQWLQNKELKPEVARLWPPLEKAAESEWS; this is encoded by the exons ATGGGCCGCTCCAGGCTGAAGTACAAGGCCAAGCCGACTGTTGTGACGGATGATAGCGAGCTGAGGAAG atTAAGGTTGAAATTGACAGCAATGAGAAGTATGATTCCAGCAATGCCTTGGTTTTACCGTCTGCAAAGCGATCAACTAAAAAGCTCCGTGACAAGAATGCAACACCTGTTAAGCTCCTCtccaaaaagaagaggaaactgcTTGAAAAAGTTAttgaacaaaaggaaaagaaagccaaG CGAGCAGACCTCCTAGCGGCCCTGCAGGAGGTGAAGGCCAGCCCGCAGGATCTGGCCAAGTTGACGCAACTGCAAACAACACAGACACTTGGTAGGAAGAAATTCATGTCAAGCGATTACACCGTCATCAACAATAATGAGGTGAACGGGGAGGACCAGGAGGCAGGGAGGGTTCCGAGCTGCAtcaggagagggaagaagcgaaggaagcagcagcaggaggaagaggaggaggagggagaggagcaggagcgACAGCAGGCAGACCCTACAATAGTCAGACTTGGT GAACTGTCCAGTAGCAGTgatgagagtgaggaggaggaagaggaagagcaagatgacaaagaagaatcacagaagggtgaagaaaatgaggaggcagCAGGAAACAAAGGACCAGCAGTGGAAAAGaaaccagaagaggaagaaaatgaaactagtaaagagaaaaaagacaaagaccCCAGCCACTCAGGGGAAGCATCTGAGAAGCCCCGCAAGGCCATCTACATGAGTCTGAACCGCCCGGCCGAGGTGCAGGCGTCAAGGCTGAAGCTCCCGATCCTGGCGGAGGAGCAGGCAGTGATGGAGGCAGTGAGCGAGCACCCCGTCACTGTCCTCGTCGGTACCACGGGCAGCGGGAAGACTACTCAGGTGCCGCAGTTCCTATATGAGGCTGGGTACACCAG CGGCGGGCGGATGATTGGCATAACAGAGCCCCGGCGGGTGGCAGCGGTGTCGATGGCGCGGCGTGTGGGTGAGGAGATGGGTCTGAGCGCCCGGGAGGTGTCATACCAGATCAGGTTTGAGGGCAACGCCACCTCGGACACCTGCATCAAGTTCATGACTGACGGAGTGCTGCTCAAGGAAATACAGCTG GACCCCACACTGAAGAAGTACTCCGTCATCATCATCGACGAGGCTCACGAACGGAGCGTCTTCTCGGACATCCTCATCGGCATCCTCTCGCGCATCATCCCCCGACGCGAGGCTAAGGGCAACCCCCTCAAACTGATCATCATGTCGGCCACTCTCAAGGTGGAGGACTTCACGCTCAACCCTCGCCTCTTCAAGGAACCCAAGCCGCCTGTCAttaag gTGGAGTCTCGGATGTTTGACGTCACCATCCACTACAACAAGCACACGGTGGAGGACTATGTTGGGGAGGCGTACAAGAAGGCCTGCAAGATCCACCGACAGCTGCCCGAAGGAGGGATACTGGTCTTCCTCACAG GTCAGCAGGAGGTCAATTCGCTGGTCAGGAAGCTTCGTACAACTTTCCCCTTATCGGgtcgaggagggaagaaggaggaggaggaggaggagggcccggCCAATGTCAGCggctacaggaggaggaaggaggagcggaAGACCCAGAGGAAGGCGGAGAAAGAGACGCCCACCAGGAAGATCATACTGCCGGAGGTGAAGCTGGAGAA CTTCATCTCGGCGCTCCCTGACGATGCTGAGGGGGAGGTTGATGATGGCATTGGTGAGCTGGAGGACCGGGGCGCCATTGACTGCGGGGACTCGGACCTTGATCTtgacctggaggaggagggagaggataacgAGGGGCCCAGGGGAGGTGAGCAGCCACTGTGGGTGCTGCCCCTctactcccttcttccccctgaGAGACAGCAGTTG GTGTTCCAGCCGCCGCCGGAGGGAACGCGGCTGTGTGTGGTGGCGACCAATGTGGCGGAGACGTCACTCACCCTCCCCAGCGTCAAGTATGTGGTGGACAGCGGCCGCGTCAAGGAAAAG GTGTACGACAAGATGACGGGTGTGTCCATGTTCCATGTGACCTGGACCTCCCAAGCCTCAGCCAACCAGAGGGCGGGCCGGGCGGGCAGGACAGCGCCAGGGCACTGCTACCGCCTCTACTCCTCCGCCGTGTTCAATGATGAGTTCGCAAAGTTCTCCATGGCCGAGATCCAGCGGCGGCCCATTGACGAcctggtgctggtgatgaaggCCATGAACCTGCCCGTCATCAACTTCCCCTTCCCGACACCCCCGGACCACCTCCAA GTGCGCCATGCCATGAAGAGGTTGCTGACGCTGGGTGCTCTGGAGGAGATGCCTGAGCCTGCCGCCAAGACTGTCCaggacaagaagaggatgaagggagagaaagccaAAG ACTTGAGCCGCATCACCTCCCTGGGCAAGGCCATGGCAGCGTTCCCTCTGGCCCCACGTTATGGCAAGATGCTGGCCCTCAGCCACCAGCACAACCTCCTACCCTACACGGTGGCCCTGGTGGCGGCCCTCACCGTGCCCGAAGTCCTCATTGAGACCCCGGTCGATGTTAAGGAGTCTGTTGATG AGATACGCAAGAGGTGGCGTGGGATAAGGCAGGTCTGGTCAGGATCCGGGCAGGGGCAGCAGCTTGGGGATGCCATGGTTCTCCTGCGGGCAGTGGGGGCAGCTGAGCAGGCAGGAAGCGACCGAACCTGGTGTGAGAAAAATGGACTGAG ACACAAGGCAGTGGTGGAGATCCGAAAGCTGCGTCGTCAGCTGACCAATGAGATCAACCTCATCATCCCGTCGTGTGACCTCCTCCTTGACCCTGACATGCCCCCACCCACCGAGGAGCAG GCCAGACTGCTGCGACAGGTGGTGTTGGCTGGGACGGTGGACCACGTGGCTCGCCGGGTGGATGACTGTGACCTCAAGACAGCTGAGGACAAGGTCAAGTGGAAACATGCGTACAG GACCCAGGAAATGGAGGAGCCGGTGTTCCTGTCCTCGTCGTCGGTGCTGTACAAGGAGCGGCCCAAGTGGGTGGTGTACCAGGATGTGTACCAGACCCACAAGATGTTCATGAGGA ACGTGACAGCCATTGAAAACGAGTGGCTGCCAGTGTTTGCGCCAGCGTTGTGCACTCTCTCCCCGCCCCTGGAGACTCCTGAGCCACACTACGACCCACACAGGGATGCCATCCTTTGCCACTGCACCGCTACCTATG GTCCTGCTGCATGGGAGATCccgcaggtggaggtggagtaccCTGCGGGGAGGGAGATCTTCCGCTGGGTGGCCTACTACTTCCTCCTGGGTCAGCTGTGTCCTGTGCTTGCCCCCTTTGTGCAGTACCTCAACGAACCAAAGACTCTTATCAGCCCCGTGGCCCTCAG GTTccgcaaggagagggagagtcTGTTGCAGGCGCTCATGAGCCGAGGGGCGACCACCCTTGCCAAACTGAAGGAGATCTGGGCCTCTGAACCCAAGT acCTGCTGCGAGAGTACACACAGTGGCTGCAGAACAAGGAGCTGAAGCCTGAGGTGGCAAGGCTGTGGCCGCCCCTTGAGAAGGCTGCAGAGTCTGAGTGGAGCTGA